The Lycium barbarum isolate Lr01 chromosome 10, ASM1917538v2, whole genome shotgun sequence genome includes a region encoding these proteins:
- the LOC132612666 gene encoding protein VERNALIZATION 3-like produces MANSYIRINKISRGRDTIVLGRVIGDVLDPFTRSINLRVVYNTRSVIMTLIFITCSISIYMYKNLFHYMILQFTYLIICCVLGNEVVSYESPRPNMGIHRFIFVLFPQLRRENFYAPRSRQNFNTREFAQLYNLGLPVAAVYFNIYLHNLYNISKK; encoded by the exons ATGGCAAATAG TTACATCAGGATCAACAAAATTTCAAGAGGAAGAGATACAATTGTACTTGGTAGAGTGATAGGAGACGTATTGGATCCATTCACAAGATCTATTAACCTAAGAGTGGTTTACAACACTAGAAGTGTTATCATGACTTTAATATTTATTACCTGctccatctcaatttatatg TATAAAAATCTCTTTCATTATATGATTTTGCAATTCACTTATTTAAttatttgttgtgttttaggCAATGAAGTTGTATCATATGAGAGCCCACGTCCTAATATGGGAATACATCGGTTTATTTTTGTGCTATTTCCTCAATTGCGTCGAGAAAATTTCTATGCTCCTCGAAGTCGGCAGAATTTCAATACAAGAGAATTTGCACAACTTTACAATCTTGGCCTTCCTGTTGCTGCTGTTTACTTTAATATATATTTGCACAACTTATATAATATATCCAAGAAATAA
- the LOC132614063 gene encoding acyltransferase GLAUCE: MGAVYQPPESTIEDLQVTIHDTSLVFPLEETQKKPMFLSNIDQVLNFDVQTLHFFTANPEFPPEIVTERLRNALSKVLVPYDFLAGRLKMNQESKRLEFDCNGVAGAVFLVASSELTLKEIGDLVYPNPGFRQLIAHDSIDHLEKDDKPLCIIQVTSFKCGGFAIGTSTNHITFDGISFKIFLQNLASQAFDDDNNNSKPLAIVPCNDRTLLAARTPPRVTFPHHELLKLEVPIGEELNPKVFETLQEELDFKIFKLNSSDISSLKEKAKDENAPHAKITSFNVVTSHVWRCKALSFDVENNSERISTVLFAVDIRSRLNPPLPKSYTGNAVLTSYASAKCHELEEGPFSKIVELVSQGSMRMTDEYARSAIDWGEIYKGFPNGEFLISSWWKLGFSQVEYPWGKPKYSCPVVCHRKDIILLFPNIDDGISSNNDGVNIFVALPPKQMEKFESYFHKFLLA, translated from the exons ATGGGAGCCGTTTATCAACCCCCTGAATCAACTATAGAAGACCTACAAGTCACAATCCATGACACTAGCTTAGTCTTTCCTTTAGAAGAAACTCAGAAAAAACCTATGTTCTTGTCAAATATTGACCAAGTCCTCAATTTTGATGTCCAAACACTACATTTTTTTACTGCTAATCCTGAATTTCCACCAGAAATTGTGACGGAAAGGTTGCGAAACGCGTTATCGAAAGTTCTAGTCCCTTATGATTTTTTGGCTGGGAGACTAAAGATGAATCAAGAATCAAAAAGACTGGAGTTTGATTGTAATGGTGTTGCAGGGGCTGTATTTTTGGTAGCTTCAAGTGAGTTAACATTAAAGGAGATTGGTGATTTAGTTTACCCTAATCCTGGTTTTAGACAACTTATTGCTCACGACAGCATTGATCACTTGGAAAAAGATGATAAACCACTTTGCATTATCCAG GTGACATCATTTAAGTGTGGTGGTTTTGCAATTGGCACATCAACAAATCACATAACCTTTGATGGTATAAGCTTCAAGATTTTCTTACAAAACTTAGCTTCTCAAGCATTTGATGATGACAACAATAATAGTAAGCCCTTAGCCATTGTCCCATGCAATGACCGTACTCTCCTAGCCGCTCGTACTCCGCCACGTGTTACGTTCCCGCACCACGAATTACTCAAATTGGAAGTGCCCATTGGTGAAGAACTGAACCCTAAAGTATTTGAAACTCTGCAAGAAGAACTTGACTTCAAAATCTTTAAACTTAATTCAAGTGACATTAGTTCCTTGAAGGAAAAGGCAAAAGACGAAAATGCCCCCCATGCAAAAATTACGAGTTTTAATGTGGTGACTTCTCATGTATGGAGATGCAAGGCATTATCTTTTGATGTTGAGAACAACTCGGAGAGGATTTCCACTGTTTTATTTGCAGTTGACATTAGGTCAAGGCTAAATCCGCCATTGCCAAAATCTTACACTGGCAACGCTGTGCTGACATCCTATGCGTCCGCCAAGTGTCACGAGCTAGAAGAAGGGCCTTTTAGTAAAATTGTGGAATTGGTGTCACAAGGAAGTATGAGAATGACTGATGAATATGCAAGAAGTGCAATTGATTGGGGGGAAATTTATAAGGGATTTCCAAATGGGGAATTCTTGATTTCTTCATGGTGGAAATTAGGGTTTTCTCAAGTTGAATACCCTTGGGGAAAACCTAAGTATAGTTGTCCAGTGGTTTGTCATAGAAAAGATATTATTTTGTTGTTCCCTAATATTGATGATGGTATAAGCAGCAACAATGATGGGGTTAATATTTTCGTTGCTCTTCCTCCCAAACAGATGGAGAAATTTGAGTCTTATTTTCATAAGTTCTTGTTGGCTTGA